In Nitrospira sp., one DNA window encodes the following:
- the fliN gene encoding flagellar motor switch protein FliN encodes MGNGDTTAQTDSSNGEASPQPTAFPPVDNHGAVPANKNIEFVLDIPLQVTVQIGSTRMLIRELLQLGQGSVIELSKLAGEPMEVLVNNKLVARGEVVVVNEKFGIRLTDVVSPNQRIQQLG; translated from the coding sequence ATGGGCAACGGTGACACCACGGCACAGACGGATTCCTCCAACGGCGAAGCCAGCCCTCAACCGACGGCCTTCCCTCCGGTGGACAATCACGGCGCGGTACCGGCCAACAAGAATATTGAATTCGTCCTGGACATCCCGCTCCAGGTCACCGTGCAGATCGGCTCGACCAGGATGCTGATCCGCGAATTGCTCCAGCTCGGGCAGGGCTCGGTCATCGAGCTGAGCAAACTCGCCGGTGAACCGATGGAAGTGCTCGTCAACAACAAGCTCGTGGCGCGCGGTGAAGTGGTGGTCGTCAACGAAAAGTTCGGCATTCGTCTGACGGATGTCGTGAGCCCGAATCAACGCATTCAACAATTGGGCTGA